A portion of the Ferrimonas lipolytica genome contains these proteins:
- the rsmG gene encoding 16S rRNA (guanine(527)-N(7))-methyltransferase RsmG, producing MLAQRLTSLINRTELDVPASQQQQLIELVELLDKWNKAYNLTSVRKPEDMLVRHIVDSIVVGPHLQGKRFIDVGTGPGLPGLPLAICNPDKQFVLLDSLGKRIRFIRTVIHKLGLTNVVAVESRVEAYQPEQGFDGVLSRAFASLNDMLSWCHHLPAQDGLFYALKGQLDEAEMGQMPEGFSIEDQHELIVPELNAQRHLVIVRAQ from the coding sequence GTGCTGGCGCAACGCCTTACTTCCCTAATCAACCGTACTGAGCTTGATGTCCCTGCTTCACAGCAACAACAGCTAATTGAGCTTGTTGAGCTGCTGGATAAATGGAACAAAGCCTACAACCTAACTTCGGTTCGCAAGCCGGAGGATATGCTGGTTCGTCATATCGTCGACAGCATTGTGGTTGGCCCACACCTGCAAGGAAAGCGGTTTATTGATGTGGGTACCGGCCCAGGCTTACCTGGATTGCCGTTGGCGATCTGTAATCCGGACAAACAATTTGTACTGCTCGATAGCCTTGGCAAGCGTATCCGTTTCATCCGCACTGTGATCCACAAATTGGGACTCACTAATGTGGTAGCAGTAGAAAGCCGAGTTGAAGCATACCAGCCAGAACAAGGCTTTGATGGTGTTTTAAGTCGCGCTTTTGCTTCATTAAACGATATGCTGAGCTGGTGCCACCACCTACCAGCACAAGATGGCCTGTTTTACGCGTTAAAGGGTCAACTTGATGAAGCGGAAATGGGGCAGATGCCAGAGGGATTTAGCATCGAAGACCAGCATGAACTGATCGTGCCTGAGCTGAATGCTCAGCGACACCTTGTTATCGTTCGTGCCCAATAA
- a CDS encoding ParA family protein has product MAKIIAIANQKGGVGKTTTSVNIAASMAATRRKVLLIDLDPQGNATMGSGVDKYEVAHTAYDLLVDELSAEEVIQTETSGKYHLIAANADVTAAEIKLMEVFAREVRLRNALAPIRDNYDYIFIDCPPSLNMLTVNALGASDAVLIPMQCEYFALEGLTALMDTIGKLAQLVNPSLQVEGILRTMYDPRNRLANDVSDQLKTHFGDQVYRTVIPRNVRLAEAPSFGSPAMYYDKSSAGAKAYLALAGEMLRRQESGAITQLVTE; this is encoded by the coding sequence GTGGCTAAGATTATCGCCATTGCCAACCAGAAAGGCGGCGTAGGCAAAACCACCACCAGCGTGAACATTGCGGCTTCGATGGCCGCGACTCGACGTAAAGTGCTGTTGATCGATCTCGATCCACAGGGCAATGCCACCATGGGCAGCGGCGTCGACAAGTATGAGGTAGCACATACCGCGTATGATTTGTTGGTTGATGAACTGTCTGCTGAAGAGGTGATTCAAACCGAAACTAGCGGCAAATATCATCTAATTGCAGCCAATGCTGATGTGACCGCCGCTGAAATCAAACTAATGGAAGTGTTTGCCCGCGAAGTTCGCTTGCGCAATGCGTTGGCACCGATTCGCGATAATTACGATTACATCTTTATTGATTGCCCGCCGTCACTCAACATGCTGACGGTGAACGCGTTGGGGGCATCCGATGCCGTATTGATCCCAATGCAGTGCGAATATTTTGCCTTAGAGGGCTTAACCGCCCTGATGGATACCATCGGCAAACTGGCGCAGCTGGTTAATCCTAGCCTTCAAGTCGAAGGGATCTTACGTACCATGTACGATCCCCGTAATCGCCTCGCTAATGATGTATCAGATCAATTGAAAACCCATTTTGGCGATCAAGTTTATCGCACTGTTATTCCACGCAATGTGCGTTTGGCTGAAGCTCCTAGCTTCGGCTCGCCAGCGATGTATTACGACAAGAGCAGCGCCGGCGCCAAAGCTTATCTGGCCTTAGCTGGTGAGATGCTGCGTCGACAAGAGTCTGGGGCCATTACGCAGCTGGTCACCGAATAA